The genomic DNA TCTGGCCCGGTCCCGCCGCGACAGCGGTGACCGTTCCCCCGTCTCCGCGAGGAGGGGCGGCCGGCGCAGCGCCCAGGCGAGCAGGAGCACGCCCAGCCCGACCACGGCGGTCGCCGTCAGCAGCCCGCCGCCCTCGAACAGCC from Streptosporangium sp. NBC_01756 includes the following:
- a CDS encoding DUF6412 domain-containing protein; its protein translation is MNVLLALQTLSVWLFEGGGLLTATAVVGLGVLLLAWALRRPPLLAETGERSPLSRRDRARRTMFVRQRDPDAAGRPRPRAPSSGPAPA